The Claveliimonas bilis genome window below encodes:
- a CDS encoding DUF917 domain-containing protein has translation MEKKEGLKLTEEVLDDVLAGGTILGGGGGGDPVKGRKYAKIAVEYTDLRLIPIEEIDDDAVLLTASLVGAPNAKDQFMTARDLAYTIEMIKKNTDLKLGGIITNEQGGEASVNGWLQAAISGLPLVDAPCNGRAHPTGVMGSMNLHKQKDYKTVQACVGGNPETGDHVECFFEGSIEHTSKLVRMASIEAGGLVAVARNPVTAAYAKENCAIGGVSFAIETGKAFRKGLETSVEEAVKNVCEFLGGSILAKGEVKNFSIETTGGFDVGYAEVDGCQLTFWNEYATAEKDGKRLATFPDLIMTINAKTGEPVTTAMMEEGLEVYVIGADKKNLKLSATMFDPELLKQTEEVVGKEMVSYL, from the coding sequence GTGGAGAAAAAGGAAGGACTTAAACTGACAGAAGAAGTACTGGATGATGTCCTCGCAGGAGGCACGATCCTTGGCGGAGGAGGCGGAGGAGATCCGGTAAAAGGAAGAAAATATGCAAAGATCGCGGTAGAGTATACAGATCTTCGTCTTATTCCGATTGAAGAGATTGATGACGACGCGGTTCTTCTGACCGCTTCCCTTGTGGGAGCTCCAAATGCCAAAGACCAGTTTATGACAGCCAGGGATCTTGCTTATACGATCGAGATGATCAAAAAGAATACAGATCTGAAGCTGGGCGGTATTATCACAAATGAGCAGGGAGGAGAGGCGTCTGTGAACGGATGGCTTCAGGCTGCCATTTCCGGTCTTCCCCTTGTGGATGCACCGTGCAATGGGCGTGCCCATCCTACCGGAGTTATGGGGAGTATGAACCTTCATAAGCAGAAGGACTACAAGACGGTTCAGGCATGTGTAGGAGGCAATCCGGAGACAGGAGATCATGTGGAGTGTTTCTTTGAAGGAAGCATCGAGCATACCTCAAAACTTGTGCGCATGGCGTCTATTGAGGCAGGAGGACTGGTGGCGGTTGCCAGAAATCCGGTGACAGCTGCCTATGCAAAAGAAAACTGCGCTATCGGCGGTGTCAGCTTTGCTATAGAGACAGGAAAAGCTTTCCGTAAAGGGCTGGAAACTTCTGTGGAGGAAGCGGTAAAAAATGTGTGTGAATTTCTCGGCGGTTCTATCCTGGCAAAAGGAGAAGTGAAAAACTTCTCTATTGAAACAACAGGAGGATTTGATGTGGGATATGCGGAAGTAGACGGCTGCCAGCTGACATTCTGGAATGAGTATGCCACAGCGGAAAAGGACGGAAAACGGCTTGCGACTTTCCCTGATCTTATTATGACCATCAATGCAAAGACCGGAGAGCCTGTTACCACAGCTATGATGGAAGAAGGACTGGAGGTCTATGTGATCGGGGCAGATAAGAAAAATCTGAAGCTGTCTGCCACCATGTTTGATCCGGAACTGTTGAAACAGACAGAAGAAGTGGTCGGAAAAGAGATGGTAAGCTACCTGTAA
- a CDS encoding OPT/YSL family transporter: MDEQEKKSFEQLHITAAEHPKALAPHVLILNIIMSVLGAIIGLELIVRTGVAPNTSIVGALFAIILSRIPLAFLQKYRSIHSQNMIQTSISGATFSAANSLLLPIGIPVIMGREDLMFPMLIGVFIATIIDATILYKTFDSEMFPAEGAWPPGVASAQSILAVVEKGRKAMLLLVGMVIGIGGKVIGVPTDLLGVSWFGDFAAMAALGVGSIVIGVLNTNGFIIDIFGKSFPVVTDIFGEGADLMSQTMFQYMPHGIMIGAGLVALLQVCKMLFAKKGDDASAAGKFSRSMGNMKSALGWGYVAYFVVAIALAVITGIWSEMTPFKLVIWIIYAAFAAIASELIVGISAMYSGWFPGFATALIFLLVGMLIGFPSMPLAVLVAYTAATGPAFSDMAYDLKCGYILRGYGKDPELEKVGRKQQFISEIVGFIVAFVMVALLARTYFSQGLYAPVDATFAATIEAGAGGEVAKWLLIWAVPGAIIQLLGGSRQVGILFATGLLVGSTINGLTIIVALIIRAILVKRNKENEHTLNILGAGALAGAALYSFFTATLALGSKKE, translated from the coding sequence ATGGACGAACAAGAGAAGAAATCGTTTGAGCAGCTGCATATTACAGCGGCTGAACATCCTAAAGCACTGGCTCCGCATGTTCTCATACTGAATATTATTATGAGTGTGCTTGGAGCAATTATCGGGCTGGAATTGATCGTACGTACCGGCGTGGCTCCTAATACGTCAATTGTCGGAGCGCTGTTTGCGATTATACTTTCCAGGATACCTCTGGCATTTTTGCAGAAATACAGGAGTATCCACAGTCAGAACATGATTCAGACTTCTATATCAGGAGCAACATTTTCAGCGGCCAACAGTTTGCTGCTTCCCATCGGTATTCCGGTTATTATGGGAAGAGAAGATCTGATGTTTCCAATGCTGATCGGCGTGTTTATCGCAACGATCATTGACGCAACAATCCTTTATAAAACATTTGATTCGGAAATGTTCCCGGCAGAGGGAGCATGGCCTCCGGGAGTTGCATCTGCGCAGTCTATTCTTGCGGTTGTGGAAAAAGGCCGGAAGGCAATGCTGCTTCTGGTAGGTATGGTGATCGGTATCGGCGGTAAAGTCATCGGTGTCCCGACAGACCTTCTTGGTGTGTCCTGGTTCGGAGACTTTGCGGCAATGGCAGCGCTTGGTGTCGGAAGTATCGTCATCGGTGTCCTTAATACCAACGGCTTTATTATTGATATTTTCGGAAAAAGTTTTCCGGTCGTTACAGATATTTTCGGCGAGGGAGCAGATCTTATGTCACAGACTATGTTCCAGTATATGCCTCACGGAATCATGATCGGAGCAGGACTCGTCGCGCTTCTTCAGGTCTGTAAAATGCTGTTCGCCAAAAAAGGCGATGATGCAAGTGCAGCGGGGAAATTCAGCCGCAGCATGGGAAATATGAAGAGCGCTCTTGGATGGGGATATGTGGCATATTTCGTCGTAGCGATTGCTCTGGCGGTTATTACCGGTATCTGGTCAGAGATGACACCGTTTAAGCTGGTGATCTGGATCATTTATGCAGCATTTGCGGCAATTGCTTCCGAGCTGATCGTAGGAATTTCCGCTATGTATTCCGGATGGTTCCCAGGATTTGCAACGGCGCTTATTTTCCTTTTGGTAGGTATGCTGATCGGATTCCCGAGTATGCCTCTGGCTGTGCTGGTTGCCTATACGGCAGCGACAGGCCCGGCTTTCTCTGATATGGCATACGACCTGAAATGCGGATATATCCTCAGAGGATACGGAAAAGATCCGGAGCTGGAAAAAGTAGGAAGAAAACAGCAGTTTATTTCAGAAATTGTAGGATTTATAGTTGCATTTGTTATGGTGGCTCTTCTTGCGCGGACTTACTTCTCGCAGGGGTTGTACGCACCGGTAGATGCGACCTTTGCAGCTACGATTGAAGCGGGCGCAGGCGGAGAAGTTGCAAAATGGCTTCTGATCTGGGCTGTTCCGGGGGCGATCATTCAGCTTCTTGGAGGTTCCAGACAGGTGGGAATCCTTTTTGCAACCGGTCTTCTGGTAGGAAGCACCATCAACGGTCTTACGATCATCGTGGCCTTGATCATCCGTGCGATCCTGGTAAAGAGAAACAAAGAAAACGAGCACACACTCAACATTCTGGGTGCCGGCGCACTGGCAGGTGCGGCTCTGTACAGCTTCTTTACGGCGACGCTTGCCCTTGGAAGCAAGAAAGAATAG
- a CDS encoding PucR family transcriptional regulator, whose amino-acid sequence MRLTVKDIKKLWDNGQAELVAGEKGLDRTVVVYDMMEQPDIKPWLRADMLLITTGYAIRNDKGAVLNLIRDLNEAGAAALAIKTRFFDHFPEEALKLADQLQFPLFFLNNALGFIEAVYPVMVAIVEAKNGVEMRTRYQIGQIEKKELDRKFYFDLVQERFDREEEAQIRANSLYWPMMPVRMMEICTKYPEEQWSGQKKEKAEQLAETFFMKQNLGYTVISLPEKIEVLFCEPGRILAFKEKLEEFEQSLKKLCKMDFHILVSDRIDGYFDMPKAAHQISELSQIAGKDFEDQKIFWWEEMKYEELLLEISRLPQVRSYVEERLYSLEEYDRKHGTGLVETLEVMLQNGGSKKQTAEKLYLHRNTMMYRVKKIEEILKCNIGDFTTLQELAFVCLVRRYLTENGKERIKN is encoded by the coding sequence ATGAGGCTGACAGTAAAAGATATAAAAAAATTGTGGGACAACGGACAAGCAGAGCTGGTAGCGGGCGAAAAAGGGCTGGACCGTACTGTAGTGGTATATGACATGATGGAACAGCCGGATATCAAACCATGGCTTAGGGCGGATATGCTGCTTATCACTACCGGATATGCCATCCGTAACGACAAAGGGGCGGTTCTTAATCTGATCCGGGATTTAAATGAAGCGGGGGCCGCTGCTCTGGCCATCAAGACACGATTTTTTGACCATTTCCCGGAAGAGGCCCTGAAGCTAGCAGATCAGCTTCAGTTTCCGCTCTTTTTTCTCAACAATGCCCTGGGATTTATTGAGGCTGTGTATCCGGTAATGGTTGCCATTGTGGAGGCTAAAAACGGGGTAGAAATGCGGACGCGCTATCAGATCGGACAGATTGAGAAAAAGGAACTGGATCGGAAATTTTATTTCGACCTGGTGCAGGAGAGGTTTGACCGGGAAGAAGAGGCGCAGATCAGGGCCAATTCTCTGTACTGGCCTATGATGCCGGTAAGGATGATGGAGATCTGCACGAAATATCCGGAAGAGCAGTGGTCCGGTCAGAAAAAGGAAAAAGCGGAACAGCTGGCGGAAACATTTTTTATGAAACAAAATCTCGGGTACACAGTGATTTCTCTTCCGGAAAAGATAGAGGTCCTGTTCTGTGAGCCGGGGCGGATTTTAGCCTTTAAAGAAAAGCTGGAAGAGTTTGAGCAAAGTTTGAAGAAATTATGTAAAATGGATTTTCATATACTTGTTTCCGATAGAATAGACGGGTATTTTGATATGCCCAAAGCCGCTCATCAGATATCGGAACTTTCGCAGATTGCCGGAAAAGATTTTGAAGACCAGAAGATTTTCTGGTGGGAAGAAATGAAATACGAAGAACTGCTGCTGGAAATTTCCAGGCTTCCGCAAGTGAGATCTTATGTAGAAGAACGGTTGTACAGTCTGGAAGAGTATGACAGGAAACATGGGACCGGTCTTGTGGAGACATTGGAAGTGATGCTGCAAAACGGAGGATCGAAAAAGCAGACGGCGGAAAAGTTGTATCTTCATAGAAATACTATGATGTACAGAGTAAAAAAGATTGAAGAAATACTAAAGTGTAATATAGGAGATTTTACAACTTTGCAGGAACTGGCATTTGTTTGTTTAGTAAGAAGATATCTGACAGAAAACGGGAAGGAAAGGATAAAAAATTGA
- a CDS encoding phosphotransferase enzyme family protein produces MKEVTLERLNEAIENFAFEGKMTECRPYGSGHINDTYLLSYEIGVMGRIKVILQRMNGEVFEKPEELMENIVNVTSYLKERITENGGDPERETLNVIPTKDGSSYYKDSEGNCWRSYKFITGATSYDKVEKPADFYESAVAFGNFQRLLADFPAETLHETIKGFHDTKARFAVFEKAVEEDVMGRAASVQKEIAFVRSREKGIANYFSELLEKGELPLRVTHNDTKLNNIMIDDKTGKGICVIDLDTVMPGLAMNDFGDSIRFGASTAAEDERDLSLVSCSMELFDIYARGYIEGCGGKLTEREILELPMGAKTMTYECGMRFLTDYLQGDTYFKIHREGHNLDRCRTQFKLVEDMEQKWHTMQSIVKKYM; encoded by the coding sequence ATGAAGGAAGTAACCTTGGAAAGATTAAATGAAGCAATTGAAAATTTTGCATTTGAAGGGAAAATGACAGAGTGCCGTCCATATGGAAGCGGACATATTAACGACACTTATCTGCTTTCCTATGAAATAGGGGTAATGGGAAGGATCAAAGTTATTCTGCAGAGAATGAATGGAGAAGTGTTTGAAAAACCGGAAGAGCTGATGGAGAATATTGTAAATGTGACATCATACCTGAAAGAAAGGATTACAGAAAACGGGGGAGATCCGGAGAGGGAGACTCTGAATGTAATACCGACAAAAGATGGCAGCTCTTATTATAAAGATTCTGAAGGGAATTGTTGGAGATCCTATAAATTTATTACCGGAGCCACCAGCTATGATAAGGTGGAAAAGCCGGCCGATTTCTATGAAAGCGCAGTGGCTTTCGGAAATTTCCAGCGTCTTCTGGCAGATTTTCCGGCTGAGACACTCCATGAAACGATCAAAGGATTTCATGATACAAAAGCCAGATTTGCTGTTTTTGAGAAAGCAGTAGAAGAAGACGTAATGGGGCGGGCTGCATCTGTGCAAAAAGAGATTGCATTTGTGCGGAGCAGGGAAAAAGGTATTGCCAATTATTTCAGTGAACTTCTGGAAAAAGGCGAGCTTCCTTTGCGCGTTACCCACAATGATACGAAACTGAATAACATTATGATCGATGACAAGACCGGAAAAGGAATCTGCGTGATCGATCTTGACACGGTAATGCCGGGACTTGCTATGAATGATTTCGGAGATTCCATCCGTTTCGGAGCAAGCACAGCAGCGGAAGATGAGAGAGATTTAAGTCTTGTATCCTGCAGCATGGAATTATTTGATATCTACGCAAGAGGATATATCGAAGGATGCGGCGGTAAGCTGACAGAGCGGGAAATCCTGGAGCTTCCTATGGGGGCGAAGACCATGACATATGAGTGCGGAATGAGGTTCCTTACTGATTATCTGCAGGGAGATACTTATTTCAAGATCCACAGAGAAGGTCATAATCTGGATCGCTGCCGTACGCAGTTTAAGTTAGTGGAAGATATGGAACAGAAGTGGCATACGATGCAGTCGATTGTAAAGAAGTATATGTGA